One window of the Sphaerochaeta associata genome contains the following:
- a CDS encoding S1 RNA-binding domain-containing protein: MAEEQEMDEKKTKMQDMLQEEYLKSLDGIEDGQLVAGTVVQVNNEYVFVDVGYKSEGRISRDEFASIPEVGEEVKVVIINKEGKGGQIVVSKKRADFKERTDELKAAAESRSPVLGKFEKVIKGGFEVDLGGEYKGFCPLSKADVVRVEEPETLIGVTDYFIIDKFHGGTKLKSVVNRREYLDQKIKENKEKFFSTVQIGDVVEGVVKSFTSFGAFIDLGGFDGLLHINDMSWGHVTRPKDFVKKGQVVQLRLINIDPETQKINLSLKHMQEDPWTTFEQKYNVGDTIKAPVTKITTFGAFIEIEPGIEGLAHISELSWTKRVNNPKDVLDVGDVVEAKVLGYDLDKKRVSLGLKQLEENPWDTIVERYPVGMTLSKPVVKITNSGAFVNLEEGIDGFLHIDDISWTKKVKNMASFCAEGDVIDVVVIRVEPDNRRIRLGVKQLEGNPWQTLRHDYPKFSTISGVITNVTDFGVFVKVMGDIEGLISKYNLVGPDEEYTDEALKKFNVGDPITAMVVECNPTTQKLSLSIKEMVKRSQQSEIAKYIHEDDDSDTFSLADMMRYKDEDREDN, translated from the coding sequence GTGGCTGAAGAACAAGAAATGGATGAAAAGAAGACCAAAATGCAGGATATGCTGCAGGAGGAGTATCTTAAATCTCTTGATGGAATCGAAGACGGTCAGCTCGTGGCCGGTACTGTTGTCCAGGTAAACAACGAGTATGTATTCGTGGATGTCGGTTACAAGAGCGAGGGTCGCATCTCTCGTGATGAGTTCGCATCTATTCCCGAAGTTGGTGAGGAAGTAAAAGTCGTCATCATCAATAAGGAAGGAAAGGGCGGTCAGATCGTCGTTTCCAAGAAGCGCGCCGATTTCAAGGAACGCACCGATGAACTGAAGGCTGCTGCTGAAAGCAGATCTCCCGTTTTGGGCAAATTTGAGAAAGTAATCAAGGGTGGCTTCGAGGTCGATCTCGGAGGCGAGTACAAGGGGTTCTGCCCCCTCTCCAAGGCTGACGTTGTGAGAGTCGAGGAACCGGAAACATTGATCGGAGTAACTGATTACTTCATCATCGACAAGTTCCATGGCGGCACCAAGCTCAAGAGCGTGGTGAACAGACGTGAGTATCTTGACCAGAAAATCAAAGAAAATAAAGAGAAGTTCTTCTCGACCGTACAGATCGGTGACGTCGTCGAAGGTGTGGTTAAGTCCTTTACCTCCTTCGGGGCATTCATTGACCTTGGTGGTTTTGATGGACTGTTGCATATCAATGACATGAGCTGGGGCCATGTCACCCGTCCTAAGGATTTTGTCAAGAAGGGTCAGGTTGTACAGCTCAGACTCATCAACATCGATCCCGAGACGCAGAAGATCAACCTGTCGCTCAAGCACATGCAGGAAGACCCCTGGACGACCTTCGAGCAGAAGTACAACGTCGGTGATACCATCAAGGCACCGGTAACCAAGATTACCACCTTTGGTGCATTCATCGAGATCGAGCCCGGCATCGAGGGCCTTGCCCACATTTCCGAGCTCTCCTGGACCAAGCGGGTCAACAACCCCAAGGACGTCCTGGATGTCGGCGATGTCGTCGAGGCAAAGGTTCTTGGGTATGACTTGGACAAGAAGCGTGTTTCCTTGGGTCTCAAGCAGCTTGAGGAAAACCCCTGGGATACCATTGTGGAGCGCTATCCTGTCGGCATGACACTTTCCAAGCCGGTTGTGAAGATCACCAACAGTGGTGCCTTTGTAAATCTCGAGGAAGGTATCGACGGCTTTTTGCACATTGATGACATTTCCTGGACCAAGAAAGTCAAGAACATGGCTTCCTTCTGCGCCGAAGGTGATGTGATCGACGTTGTGGTAATCCGTGTCGAACCGGACAACCGCAGAATCCGCCTTGGCGTGAAGCAGCTCGAGGGCAATCCCTGGCAGACTCTTCGTCACGACTATCCGAAGTTCAGCACCATCAGCGGTGTCATCACCAATGTGACTGACTTTGGCGTATTCGTGAAGGTCATGGGTGACATTGAAGGACTGATCAGCAAGTACAACTTGGTCGGACCCGATGAAGAGTATACCGATGAGGCCCTCAAGAAGTTCAACGTTGGTGATCCCATCACTGCCATGGTTGTTGAATGCAACCCGACTACCCAGAAGCTTTCACTCTCCATCAAGGAGATGGTCAAGCGTTCCCAGCAGTCCGAGATTGCAAAATACATCCATGAGGATGATGACAGTGATACCTTCTCCCTTGCAGACATGATGCGTTACAAGGATGAGGATAGGGAAGACAACTAA
- the cmk gene encoding (d)CMP kinase yields the protein MVVAIDGPAGVGKSTIAKMIARSCDFYYLNSGSFYRAYTYLHIQLGKDPMDFPSVLETAKQHVLTVGDGRICVGGEDVEDKLHTNEVDRYVAKISAYPPLREHVNEQLRRISKDLDVVVEGRDITTVVFPDAELKCYFDAKAEVRAERRFKQHPDGPSYETVLKEIKERDHIDRTKPVGALQVADGALYIDTSYLTMVQVCEKVLSAIFTLKAK from the coding sequence ATGGTAGTTGCAATCGATGGACCAGCGGGGGTGGGCAAGAGCACCATTGCAAAAATGATTGCTCGGTCCTGTGATTTTTATTATTTGAATTCCGGCTCGTTTTACCGTGCCTATACCTACCTGCATATTCAACTGGGCAAAGATCCGATGGATTTTCCTTCCGTCCTTGAGACTGCGAAACAGCATGTCCTTACTGTGGGGGATGGGCGTATCTGTGTGGGAGGAGAGGATGTGGAGGACAAGCTCCATACCAATGAGGTTGACCGGTATGTTGCGAAAATCTCCGCGTATCCTCCACTGCGCGAGCATGTGAACGAGCAACTCAGAAGAATTTCCAAAGACTTGGATGTGGTCGTCGAAGGCAGGGATATTACTACGGTTGTGTTCCCCGATGCCGAGCTGAAGTGCTACTTTGATGCCAAGGCTGAAGTCCGGGCAGAACGCAGGTTCAAACAGCATCCAGACGGCCCTTCCTATGAGACGGTGCTCAAAGAGATCAAGGAGCGAGACCACATCGATAGAACAAAGCCTGTAGGGGCTTTGCAAGTGGCCGATGGAGCGCTGTACATCGATACCTCGTACTTGACTATGGTGCAAGTTTGTGAGAAAGTGTTATCTGCTATTTTTACGCTTAAGGCGAAGTAA
- a CDS encoding pseudouridine synthase, with the protein MKLEYPIRLQAYMAKSGCGSRRFCETLITAGRVTINTKRVTELGTKVNEEDVVMVDDQLVEPADRTYYYALYKPRGYVCTNYDPNEKLYARDLIDIADKNLLFHIGRLDKESSGLILFTNDGDVAQKVMHPSREIEKEYLVSCSTEVRREDLEEALKGIYIDIPQPYRIKRFEILSKKWVKIILTEGKNREIRKIFSYYGYDVKQLVRMRIGCIELGDMQPGQYRAVFPSEIEAMLKGETEPVKKRKVSW; encoded by the coding sequence ATGAAATTGGAATATCCGATTCGTCTACAGGCCTATATGGCCAAGAGCGGTTGTGGTTCAAGAAGGTTTTGCGAAACCTTGATTACCGCAGGCAGAGTTACGATCAATACCAAGCGGGTGACCGAGCTTGGTACCAAGGTCAATGAGGAAGATGTAGTCATGGTCGATGACCAGCTGGTCGAACCCGCCGACAGGACGTATTACTACGCCCTCTACAAACCGCGCGGATATGTCTGCACAAACTACGACCCCAACGAGAAGCTGTATGCCCGCGACCTCATCGACATCGCCGACAAGAACCTGCTTTTCCATATCGGAAGGCTGGACAAGGAGTCCAGCGGCCTGATTCTCTTCACCAACGACGGAGATGTCGCCCAGAAGGTGATGCACCCGTCCCGGGAAATCGAGAAGGAGTACCTGGTAAGTTGTTCTACCGAGGTGAGAAGGGAAGACCTGGAAGAAGCTTTGAAGGGAATCTATATCGATATTCCCCAGCCGTACCGCATCAAGCGATTTGAAATTCTTTCCAAGAAGTGGGTGAAGATCATTCTTACTGAAGGCAAGAATCGTGAAATCCGTAAGATTTTCAGCTACTACGGCTACGATGTCAAACAGCTTGTGCGCATGAGAATCGGCTGCATCGAACTTGGCGACATGCAGCCGGGTCAGTATCGTGCAGTATTCCCCTCTGAAATCGAGGCCATGCTCAAAGGGGAGACAGAACCTGTAAAGAAGAGGAAAGTCTCATGGTAG
- the scpB gene encoding SMC-Scp complex subunit ScpB, with the protein MDKKRQTGNDLLGQGPLLSTEARLVEIILFLENEPVSLEKLMKMTSFSEETAKAALAQIKEHYALFLHGLDLVESQGSYHFLPSSDLHDKLRSCYGKRVDRRLSRAALETLSIVAYSQPITRREIDNIRGVASDTIIRLLREREYIKVVGRKDVPGHPCLYGTSRKFLFEFNLSSISALPKLSDIDRLRFETETTQEIETE; encoded by the coding sequence GTGGATAAGAAGAGGCAAACCGGCAATGATTTGCTGGGTCAAGGCCCCCTCTTGAGTACAGAGGCCCGTTTGGTGGAAATCATTCTCTTTTTGGAGAATGAACCGGTGAGCTTGGAAAAATTGATGAAAATGACATCCTTCAGTGAGGAGACAGCCAAGGCTGCTCTTGCACAAATCAAGGAGCATTATGCACTCTTTCTCCATGGGCTTGATCTTGTTGAGAGCCAAGGTTCGTATCATTTCCTTCCATCCTCCGATTTACACGATAAGTTGCGCTCTTGTTACGGCAAGCGTGTCGACAGGCGTCTTTCGCGTGCAGCCTTGGAAACTCTCTCCATTGTTGCCTACAGTCAGCCGATTACCCGCAGGGAAATAGACAATATCCGTGGGGTGGCCAGTGACACCATCATCAGGTTGCTGAGAGAGCGTGAGTATATCAAAGTGGTTGGCCGAAAGGACGTTCCCGGTCATCCTTGTCTGTATGGAACGTCAAGAAAGTTCCTCTTCGAATTCAACCTGAGCAGCATAAGCGCTCTACCCAAGCTTTCGGATATTGACCGTTTGCGGTTTGAAACGGAGACGACACAGGAGATTGAAACAGAATGA
- a CDS encoding segregation and condensation protein A, whose protein sequence is MAVLNQDNQKENTGGGKTFHTPIFDGPLDLLLFLIQKSEINIYDIPISAITDQFLAFLKQEAFMELGDLTQFYKMAADLLYIKSRMLLPVDLEFDEEYQDPRQELVERLLEYQKFRKYTDLLTNTSGSGELFISRKSSQFRLPFGDEELFAEVSLQDLLATFSRLMTTITPNKVFNVYESVTVNEKIALMQELFETKEYISIEDIIIHLDTPLHIICSFMAILDACKLRMITLVQTQPFGPIMIRRRDEAFAIDFDQFYDEDSDLDFEELPAAAITDDEELEFFTEDSEQDAESDCTTTDAGRVFLYDDESEEEQIFLDDDE, encoded by the coding sequence ATGGCAGTGTTGAATCAAGATAATCAAAAAGAGAATACCGGGGGTGGGAAGACATTTCATACCCCCATCTTTGATGGTCCTTTGGACCTTCTGCTCTTTTTGATTCAAAAGAGTGAAATCAATATTTATGACATTCCCATCAGTGCCATAACCGACCAGTTCCTTGCCTTCTTGAAACAGGAAGCGTTCATGGAACTGGGCGATCTTACTCAGTTTTATAAAATGGCTGCCGATCTCCTGTACATTAAAAGTCGAATGTTGCTGCCTGTGGATTTGGAGTTCGACGAAGAGTACCAGGACCCCAGACAGGAATTGGTCGAGCGCTTGCTGGAGTATCAGAAATTCCGAAAATACACCGACTTGTTGACCAATACCTCTGGTTCGGGGGAACTGTTCATCAGTCGCAAAAGCTCTCAATTCAGGTTGCCTTTCGGTGACGAGGAGTTGTTTGCCGAGGTATCGCTGCAGGATTTGCTCGCAACATTTTCACGATTGATGACCACTATTACACCGAACAAGGTGTTCAATGTATATGAATCGGTTACCGTCAATGAGAAGATTGCCTTGATGCAGGAGTTGTTTGAGACCAAGGAGTATATCAGCATCGAGGATATCATCATCCACCTGGATACACCGTTGCACATCATCTGCTCCTTCATGGCCATTCTTGATGCATGCAAGCTTCGCATGATCACCTTGGTGCAGACCCAACCTTTCGGACCCATCATGATTCGTCGTCGTGATGAGGCCTTTGCGATTGATTTCGACCAGTTTTATGACGAGGATTCCGACTTGGATTTTGAGGAACTTCCCGCTGCTGCGATAACAGACGATGAAGAACTGGAATTTTTTACAGAAGATTCCGAGCAAGATGCAGAATCTGATTGTACAACTACTGACGCCGGTCGGGTTTTTCTGTATGATGATGAAAGTGAGGAGGAGCAAATCTTCCTTGACGATGATGAATAG
- the recA gene encoding recombinase RecA: MAKNKEASFPIDLNQKREALEAARIQIDKQFGKGSLMKLGDSEESLDIGYISSGSLLLDEALGIGGYPKGRVIEIYGPESSGKTTLALHAIAESQKAGGIAAFIDAEHAMDPSYAKKLGVNIDELWISQPDSGEQALEIAESLVRSGAVDVIVVDSVAALTPQAEIDGDMGDSHMGLQARLMSQALRKLTGLLSKSNTTIIFINQIRMKIGVMFGNPETTTGGNALKFYASVRIEVRKIESLSKGADDIIGNRIRIKVVKNKVSPPFKKVELDLMFGEGISYISSVLDAALKYEMLEKSGSWYSYNGEKIGQGRDKTLDFLKDNPDIVADLDVKLRALMFPKKVKEPKNGKEATKEKDSSV; the protein is encoded by the coding sequence ATGGCAAAGAATAAAGAAGCGTCGTTTCCGATAGACCTCAACCAGAAGCGTGAGGCTTTGGAGGCAGCAAGGATCCAGATCGACAAGCAGTTCGGCAAGGGTTCGTTGATGAAGTTGGGTGACAGCGAGGAGTCCTTGGACATCGGATACATTTCCTCAGGGTCCCTGTTGCTTGATGAAGCCCTTGGAATAGGGGGATACCCTAAGGGTAGGGTCATCGAAATCTACGGCCCTGAAAGCAGTGGTAAAACAACCTTGGCGCTTCATGCCATTGCTGAAAGTCAAAAAGCGGGGGGGATTGCCGCCTTCATCGATGCCGAGCATGCGATGGACCCCAGTTATGCCAAGAAGCTTGGGGTGAACATCGATGAGTTGTGGATCAGCCAGCCTGACAGCGGTGAACAGGCCCTTGAAATTGCCGAGTCATTGGTTCGCAGTGGTGCGGTGGATGTCATCGTTGTCGACTCTGTTGCCGCACTGACCCCGCAGGCGGAAATCGACGGGGATATGGGCGACAGCCATATGGGTCTGCAAGCTCGTCTTATGAGCCAGGCCCTCAGAAAGCTGACAGGACTGCTCTCCAAGAGCAATACTACCATAATTTTCATCAATCAGATTCGCATGAAGATCGGGGTAATGTTCGGCAATCCCGAGACGACCACCGGTGGTAATGCCTTGAAGTTTTATGCCTCGGTCCGCATTGAAGTGCGAAAGATTGAATCGCTGAGCAAGGGCGCTGATGATATCATAGGTAATAGGATCCGTATCAAGGTCGTCAAGAACAAGGTTTCTCCTCCTTTCAAGAAGGTGGAACTGGATCTTATGTTCGGCGAGGGCATCAGTTACATTTCCAGTGTGCTCGATGCTGCACTCAAGTATGAGATGTTGGAGAAGAGTGGATCCTGGTACTCCTACAACGGTGAAAAAATCGGGCAGGGCAGGGACAAAACCCTCGATTTCCTTAAAGATAATCCTGATATCGTTGCTGATCTGGATGTGAAGCTCCGTGCTCTTATGTTCCCTAAGAAAGTGAAAGAACCAAAAAACGGGAAGGAAGCCACGAAGGAAAAGGATTCGTCGGTATAA
- the dtd gene encoding D-aminoacyl-tRNA deacylase, protein MKAVIQRVKHAQVVVDREVVGCIDHGLLVYLGIGKGDSKQNLSWLCRKIVKLRVFSDEMGKMNKALDEVGGQLLVVSQFTLLANLRKGNRPSYDDAADPKEAEALYEEALLLFKSMGYSVAAGRFGAHMDVSYMNDGPVTFVLEA, encoded by the coding sequence ATGAAAGCTGTTATCCAACGGGTAAAGCATGCTCAGGTTGTCGTTGATCGGGAAGTGGTGGGCTGCATCGACCATGGCTTGTTGGTGTATTTGGGGATAGGCAAGGGAGATTCGAAGCAGAACCTATCCTGGTTGTGCCGAAAAATTGTCAAGCTTCGTGTTTTTTCCGATGAGATGGGCAAAATGAACAAGGCGTTGGATGAAGTTGGTGGACAACTTTTGGTAGTCAGCCAATTCACCTTGCTTGCCAACCTTCGCAAGGGAAATCGCCCCTCATATGATGATGCGGCCGACCCAAAGGAGGCAGAGGCCTTGTATGAAGAAGCTCTCCTACTCTTCAAATCGATGGGATATTCAGTGGCCGCCGGCCGCTTTGGTGCGCATATGGACGTTTCGTATATGAATGACGGACCGGTTACCTTTGTGTTGGAAGCATGA
- the rpe gene encoding ribulose-phosphate 3-epimerase: MEKTSLIIAPSMLSSDFSRTAEEVESINKSGAQWVHLDVMDGMFVPNITFGPKFIKDLRPHSDLVFDTHLMVNEPERYVAHFAQSGSDYITVHAEASVHLHRTLQMIKDSGCKAGVSLIPSSSVTSILPVLDMVDLILIMTVNPGFGGQSLIPSTLEKISELASIREKKGYDYLISVDGGINLSTVGTIARLGADVAVCGSAFFCEQDRFSFVQAMVEHARV; the protein is encoded by the coding sequence ATGGAAAAAACATCCCTGATTATCGCACCAAGCATGCTTTCATCTGATTTTTCCCGTACCGCCGAGGAAGTGGAAAGCATCAACAAAAGTGGTGCTCAATGGGTTCATCTCGATGTCATGGACGGCATGTTTGTACCCAACATCACCTTCGGCCCCAAGTTCATCAAAGACTTGCGTCCTCACTCCGATCTGGTTTTTGACACCCATCTGATGGTCAATGAACCTGAACGATATGTTGCCCACTTTGCGCAGAGCGGCAGTGATTACATTACCGTGCATGCCGAGGCTTCGGTGCATCTTCACAGGACGTTGCAGATGATCAAGGACAGCGGATGCAAAGCCGGCGTATCGCTTATCCCTTCCTCCTCGGTCACGTCGATTCTTCCGGTCCTGGACATGGTCGACCTTATCCTCATCATGACTGTCAACCCCGGATTCGGCGGCCAGAGCCTGATTCCTTCAACCTTGGAGAAAATCAGCGAACTGGCTTCAATCAGGGAGAAGAAAGGATACGACTATTTGATCAGCGTCGACGGCGGCATCAATCTGTCGACGGTGGGAACCATTGCAAGACTGGGAGCTGATGTGGCTGTCTGCGGCAGTGCCTTTTTCTGTGAACAGGACCGTTTTTCTTTTGTCCAGGCGATGGTGGAACACGCAAGGGTATGA
- the greA gene encoding transcription elongation factor GreA, which yields MGFQEIENLLKEEQWTRTTVQTYTVNSFQTLDAQIKELDEEQKTEAKNLCDKHLAERERNSIIAMYISGSIQLERKGADDYLQLLNLIEMFMENKKWNVVEMLCAKILSRSENKHALRLLSSSYEQTGREDEKFALWERLVKVDYEEVDIVRYLAVHANQKGSKDKAIGFYKKAVHRLIKRKDVSSVRSLFAAMLELEGENFGYFMSVADQVSVISKSTAIALLRDLELANKDDIDRQIECQKKMLFLDREDTFARENLIRSYKTKYKTHSRLKNCLESSALTSNFTRDVLHSIEDFETNIAFDKGTFVFQNSTNRIGRIRFIDENDVIVDFAGQSTKEGSRLSTSMAFKSLQALPKSHIWVLKSALPREKLNKKIQEDITWTLNTLMASNGGKISLKEMKNELVPSILDAKEWTPWLNQAKKVLMTNPLFDLSNNETDTYLLRSTPVSYEEKQLSVFRGEKDFYDKIKSLKDFIASKGDVESDFFFEMVKYFSDMFLEENGAFKPIVIANDMTFSSFLLLEDLVKKQNMNFINKPENLTFAMLYERVENIESCFAAIKDAELKKSFIDHVVDEVANWPKVLAQLFPYYLTGYIPDIFRQNKKTNDFIRIYKDAVENFKEKGNTLLYLLKNGEAKLWAKAGISEEQLLFTKLQLLDYTNRCIDNKKDVQENRKNAKTLMGLLFDEKDIFKYIEQGKEENAQKIYSLVANVFDLPGGKKIEIKHAISEKYPSFKFFDELMPIDKESVVPTGLFCTAASLDAKKKELEYIQHVELPEVAREIGMAREMGDLRENSEYKYGKEKQSLLNNTLRRLAEEIDRATVITKDKVDPEKIGFGTKVVLFDHTKDQEIAYTIMGPWESNPDENIINLSAPFGRALLNRQKGERFSFVLNEQSYDFTVKELTVLDF from the coding sequence ATGGGATTCCAGGAGATTGAGAACTTACTGAAAGAAGAGCAGTGGACAAGAACTACGGTGCAAACCTATACGGTCAACAGCTTTCAGACTCTTGATGCCCAAATCAAAGAGTTGGATGAGGAGCAGAAGACCGAGGCTAAAAACCTATGTGACAAGCACCTCGCTGAGCGGGAGCGCAACAGCATCATTGCAATGTACATCAGTGGTTCCATCCAATTGGAACGAAAAGGTGCTGATGACTATCTCCAGCTTCTCAATCTGATTGAGATGTTTATGGAGAACAAGAAGTGGAACGTGGTTGAGATGCTGTGCGCCAAGATCTTGAGCCGCAGTGAAAACAAGCACGCCCTTCGCCTTCTCTCCTCCAGTTATGAACAGACTGGCAGGGAGGATGAGAAATTCGCCCTTTGGGAACGATTGGTGAAAGTCGACTACGAGGAAGTGGACATCGTCCGCTATCTGGCAGTCCATGCCAACCAAAAAGGTTCCAAGGACAAGGCGATCGGTTTTTACAAGAAGGCCGTGCATCGTTTGATCAAGCGAAAGGACGTATCGTCGGTGCGCAGCCTGTTTGCGGCAATGCTCGAGCTTGAAGGGGAGAATTTCGGATACTTCATGTCTGTAGCCGACCAAGTGTCGGTCATCAGCAAGAGTACCGCAATCGCCTTGCTGCGCGACCTTGAGCTTGCAAACAAGGATGACATCGACCGCCAGATTGAATGTCAGAAGAAAATGCTTTTTCTCGATCGCGAGGACACCTTTGCCCGCGAGAACCTGATCAGAAGCTACAAGACAAAGTACAAGACCCATTCACGATTGAAGAATTGCCTGGAAAGCAGTGCCTTGACCAGTAATTTCACCCGGGATGTACTTCACAGCATTGAAGATTTCGAGACCAACATCGCATTTGACAAGGGGACCTTCGTCTTTCAGAACAGTACCAACCGTATCGGCAGAATCCGATTTATCGATGAGAATGATGTAATCGTTGATTTTGCAGGCCAGAGTACCAAGGAAGGATCAAGACTCTCAACCTCCATGGCTTTCAAGAGCCTTCAGGCCCTTCCCAAGAGTCATATCTGGGTTCTCAAGAGTGCTCTGCCTCGTGAAAAGCTGAATAAGAAAATTCAGGAAGACATCACGTGGACGCTGAACACCTTGATGGCCAGCAACGGCGGGAAAATAAGCCTCAAGGAGATGAAAAACGAACTGGTTCCTTCCATTCTGGATGCCAAGGAGTGGACTCCCTGGCTTAATCAGGCAAAGAAGGTATTGATGACCAATCCCCTCTTCGACCTTTCCAACAACGAAACGGATACCTATCTGTTGCGCTCCACACCCGTCAGTTACGAGGAGAAGCAGCTCTCTGTGTTCAGAGGAGAGAAGGACTTCTACGATAAAATAAAGAGCCTTAAGGATTTCATCGCGAGCAAAGGTGATGTTGAAAGTGACTTCTTCTTTGAGATGGTAAAGTATTTCAGTGATATGTTCCTTGAGGAGAATGGTGCGTTCAAACCTATTGTGATTGCAAACGATATGACCTTCAGCTCATTCCTCCTGCTTGAGGACTTGGTTAAGAAGCAGAACATGAATTTCATCAACAAGCCTGAGAACCTGACATTTGCCATGCTCTATGAGAGAGTTGAAAACATCGAGAGTTGTTTTGCAGCAATCAAGGACGCTGAGCTGAAAAAGAGCTTCATCGACCATGTCGTGGATGAAGTCGCCAATTGGCCGAAGGTGTTGGCACAGCTTTTCCCCTACTATCTGACTGGATATATCCCAGATATTTTCAGACAGAACAAGAAGACGAATGATTTTATCAGAATCTATAAGGATGCTGTCGAAAACTTCAAAGAGAAAGGCAATACCCTACTCTATCTACTGAAGAACGGAGAGGCCAAGTTGTGGGCCAAGGCCGGGATAAGTGAGGAGCAACTGCTCTTCACCAAACTGCAGTTGCTCGACTATACCAACCGTTGCATCGATAACAAGAAGGACGTCCAGGAGAATCGCAAGAATGCAAAGACCTTGATGGGTCTGCTCTTCGATGAGAAGGACATTTTCAAGTACATCGAGCAGGGCAAGGAAGAAAATGCCCAGAAGATATACAGCCTTGTAGCAAATGTATTCGACCTGCCCGGCGGCAAAAAGATTGAGATCAAGCATGCCATCAGCGAGAAGTATCCCTCCTTCAAGTTCTTTGACGAATTGATGCCCATCGACAAGGAATCGGTTGTTCCAACCGGGCTCTTCTGCACGGCGGCCTCCTTGGACGCCAAGAAGAAGGAGCTGGAGTACATCCAGCACGTAGAGCTGCCTGAAGTCGCCCGTGAAATCGGGATGGCGCGTGAAATGGGTGATCTCAGGGAGAACAGCGAGTACAAGTACGGTAAGGAAAAGCAAAGCCTTCTGAACAATACGTTGCGTCGACTTGCCGAGGAGATTGACCGGGCAACGGTCATCACCAAGGATAAGGTCGATCCTGAAAAGATTGGCTTCGGCACCAAGGTTGTGCTCTTCGACCACACCAAGGATCAGGAGATAGCCTATACGATCATGGGACCGTGGGAGTCGAACCCCGATGAGAACATCATCAACCTTTCAGCCCCGTTTGGAAGAGCCTTGCTCAACCGGCAAAAGGGTGAACGGTTCTCGTTTGTCCTCAACGAGCAGAGTTACGATTTCACCGTAAAGGAACTTACCGTTCTGGACTTCTAG